A single window of Pseudarthrobacter defluvii DNA harbors:
- the argF gene encoding ornithine carbamoyltransferase codes for MTTATRHFLKDTDLSPAEQAEVLELAARMKAAPYSVQPYAAEGSGRKTVAVIFDKTSTRTRVSFATGIADMGGNALIINPGEAQIGHKESVEDTARVLERMVSTIVWRTGAHAGLVAMAENSRVPVINALCDDYHPCQLLADLLAVKEHKGELKGLTMSYLGDAANNMANSYMLAGVTAGMHVRIAGPEGYLPAAEIVAAAEERAAETGGSVLITADAREALKGADVVATDTWVSMGQEAEKEARLQLFRDYSVDSGAMALAADDAVVLHCLPAYRGYEISADVIDGPQSIVWDEAENRLHAQKALMAWLMHRSGLAFVDGLSPVEGTGESTF; via the coding sequence GTGACAACCGCAACCCGGCACTTCCTCAAGGACACCGACCTCAGCCCCGCCGAACAGGCAGAGGTGCTGGAACTCGCCGCCCGCATGAAGGCCGCCCCCTACAGCGTCCAGCCGTATGCCGCGGAGGGCAGCGGCCGCAAGACCGTGGCCGTCATCTTCGACAAGACCTCCACCCGGACCCGCGTCTCCTTTGCCACCGGGATCGCGGACATGGGCGGCAACGCCCTTATCATCAACCCCGGCGAAGCGCAGATCGGGCACAAGGAATCCGTGGAGGACACCGCCAGGGTGCTCGAACGGATGGTGTCCACCATCGTGTGGCGCACCGGAGCGCACGCCGGCCTGGTGGCCATGGCGGAGAACTCCAGGGTGCCGGTCATCAACGCCCTCTGCGACGACTACCACCCATGCCAGCTCCTGGCGGACCTGCTCGCCGTCAAGGAACACAAGGGCGAACTCAAGGGGCTCACCATGAGCTACCTGGGCGATGCCGCGAACAACATGGCCAACTCCTACATGCTGGCCGGCGTCACGGCCGGCATGCACGTCCGGATCGCCGGACCGGAGGGTTACCTGCCGGCTGCGGAGATCGTGGCGGCCGCCGAGGAGCGTGCGGCGGAAACCGGCGGCTCCGTGCTCATCACCGCTGATGCCAGGGAAGCCCTGAAGGGCGCCGACGTCGTGGCCACCGACACCTGGGTCTCCATGGGACAGGAAGCCGAGAAGGAAGCCCGGCTGCAGCTGTTCCGGGACTACTCCGTGGACTCGGGCGCCATGGCACTGGCTGCGGATGACGCCGTCGTACTGCACTGCCTGCCTGCCTACCGCGGCTACGAGATCTCGGCGGACGTCATCGACGGCCCGCAGTCCATCGTCTGGGACGAGGCGGAAAACCGCCTGCATGCCCAGAAGGCGCTGATGGCCTGGCTGATGCACCGCTCCGGGCTGGCTTTCGTTGACGGCCTTTCGCCGGTGGAAGGCACCGGAGAGAGCACGTTCTAG
- a CDS encoding arginine repressor, which produces MSAQPSSPGTSPATKTARQARITAILTGQSVRSQAELAALLADDGVQVTQATLSRDLVELGAVRVRGKEGVLVYAVPGEGGERAAKSGVTQEILDARLARLCSELLVTAEASANIAVLRTPPGAANFLALAIDHSVMPSILGTIAGDDTVLLVSRDPLGGPDLAARFLQLAEEAGQ; this is translated from the coding sequence GTGTCCGCGCAGCCGTCCTCCCCGGGCACCAGCCCGGCCACCAAGACCGCCCGGCAGGCGCGCATCACGGCCATCCTCACCGGGCAGTCCGTGCGTTCCCAGGCGGAGCTTGCGGCGCTGCTGGCGGACGACGGCGTGCAGGTCACCCAGGCCACCCTGTCCCGGGACCTCGTGGAACTGGGCGCCGTCCGAGTCCGCGGCAAGGAAGGCGTGCTGGTGTACGCCGTCCCTGGTGAAGGCGGCGAACGAGCGGCGAAGAGCGGGGTGACGCAGGAAATCCTGGACGCGCGGCTGGCCCGGCTGTGCAGCGAACTGCTGGTTACGGCGGAAGCCTCCGCCAACATCGCCGTCCTGCGGACCCCGCCGGGAGCCGCCAACTTCCTGGCCCTGGCCATCGACCACTCGGTGATGCCGTCCATCCTGGGCACCATCGCCGGTGACGATACCGTCCTGCTGGTCTCCCGCGACCCGCTGGGCGGCCCGGACCTCGCCGCCCGCTTCCTGCAGCTGGCCGAGGAAGCCGGGCAATAA
- a CDS encoding argininosuccinate synthase yields MTERIVLAYSGGLDTSVAIGWIGEATGAEVIAVAVDVGQGGESLETIRQRALGCGAVEAYVADASDEFANEYCVPTLKANALYQGHYPLVSAISRPVIVKHLVKAAREFGATTVAHGCTGKGNDQVRFEVGIQTLGPDLKCIAPVRDLALTRDKAIAFAEEKGLPIETTKKNPYSIDQNVWGRAVETGYLEDIWNAPTKDIYDYTATPEFPPAPDEVTISFEAGVPVAIDGVKVTPLQAIKELNRRAGAQGVGRIDVVEDRLVGIKSREIYEAPGAMALITAHKHLEDITVEREQARFKATVGQRWAELVYDGQWFSPLKRSLDAFIEDTQKYVTGDIRMTLHGGQAIVNGRRSDTSLYDFSLATYDTGDTFDQSQAKGFIELWGMSAKVASGRDIRVAGK; encoded by the coding sequence GTGACTGAACGCATTGTGCTGGCCTACTCCGGCGGCCTGGACACGTCCGTCGCCATCGGCTGGATCGGTGAAGCCACCGGTGCCGAGGTCATCGCCGTGGCGGTGGACGTCGGACAGGGCGGCGAATCGCTGGAAACCATCCGCCAGCGCGCCTTGGGCTGCGGCGCCGTGGAGGCCTACGTGGCCGACGCATCGGACGAGTTCGCCAACGAATACTGCGTCCCCACGCTGAAGGCCAACGCCCTCTACCAGGGCCACTACCCGCTGGTCTCCGCCATCTCCCGCCCGGTCATCGTCAAGCACCTGGTGAAGGCAGCCCGCGAATTCGGCGCCACCACCGTGGCCCACGGCTGCACCGGTAAGGGCAACGACCAGGTCCGCTTCGAAGTGGGCATCCAGACCCTGGGCCCGGACCTGAAGTGCATCGCACCGGTCCGCGACCTCGCCCTGACCCGCGACAAGGCCATCGCCTTCGCCGAGGAAAAGGGACTGCCCATCGAGACCACCAAGAAGAACCCGTACTCCATTGACCAGAACGTCTGGGGACGCGCCGTGGAAACCGGCTACCTCGAGGACATCTGGAACGCCCCCACCAAGGACATCTACGACTACACCGCCACCCCGGAGTTCCCGCCGGCACCGGATGAGGTCACCATCTCCTTCGAAGCCGGCGTGCCGGTCGCGATCGACGGCGTCAAGGTCACCCCGCTGCAGGCCATCAAGGAACTGAACCGCCGCGCCGGTGCCCAGGGCGTGGGCCGCATCGACGTCGTCGAGGACCGCCTGGTGGGCATCAAGTCCCGCGAAATCTACGAGGCCCCCGGCGCCATGGCGCTGATCACCGCCCACAAGCACCTCGAGGACATCACCGTCGAGCGCGAGCAGGCCCGCTTCAAGGCAACGGTTGGCCAGCGCTGGGCCGAGCTGGTCTACGACGGCCAGTGGTTCTCCCCGCTGAAGCGCTCCCTGGACGCCTTCATCGAGGACACCCAGAAGTACGTCACCGGCGACATCCGCATGACCCTGCACGGCGGCCAGGCCATCGTCAACGGACGCCGCTCCGACACCTCGCTGTACGACTTCTCGCTGGCCACCTACGACACCGGTGACACCTTCGACCAGTCCCAGGCCAAGGGCTTCATCGAGCTGTGGGGCATGTCCGCCAAGGTCGCCTCCGGCCGCGACATCCGCGTCGCAGGGAAGTAG